Proteins from a single region of Streptomyces spectabilis:
- a CDS encoding potassium-transporting ATPase subunit C yields MNNSVGNTARLLGAGLRAVLVLTVVCGVIYPLVVTGVAQAVLPGKANGSEIKDGGKVVGSELIGQRYDLPLKKGQETPEPDLKWFQPRPSNGLGSNSVNTQYKLLLSGATNLSGDSGAVTGEDGKEVCDPKATDGLCAQVKAAQDAVVKDNSTADFKVSPADVPVDAVTSSASGLDPHISPDYADLQAHRIAEKNHLDVKDVEELVDDHTDGRVLGFMGEPRVNVLKLNIALKHLVAQKG; encoded by the coding sequence ATGAACAACTCCGTCGGAAACACCGCGCGGCTGCTGGGCGCCGGCCTGCGGGCCGTGCTCGTCCTCACCGTGGTCTGCGGCGTGATCTATCCCCTCGTCGTCACGGGCGTCGCCCAGGCCGTCCTCCCCGGCAAGGCCAACGGCTCCGAGATCAAGGACGGCGGCAAGGTCGTCGGCTCCGAGCTGATCGGCCAGCGCTACGACCTGCCCCTGAAGAAGGGCCAGGAGACGCCCGAGCCGGACCTGAAGTGGTTCCAGCCCCGGCCGTCCAACGGCCTCGGCAGCAACAGCGTGAACACCCAGTACAAGCTGCTCCTGTCCGGTGCGACCAACCTCTCGGGCGACTCAGGGGCCGTGACGGGCGAGGACGGCAAGGAGGTCTGCGACCCCAAGGCCACGGACGGCCTGTGCGCCCAGGTGAAGGCCGCGCAGGACGCCGTCGTCAAGGACAACTCGACGGCCGACTTCAAGGTCAGCCCCGCGGACGTCCCGGTGGACGCCGTCACGTCCTCCGCCTCCGGCCTCGACCCGCACATCTCGCCGGATTACGCCGACCTCCAGGCGCACCGGATCGCCGAGAAGAACCACCTGGACGTCAAGGACGTCGAGGAGCTGGTCGACGACCACACGGACGGCCGTGTCCTCGGCTTCATGGGGGAGCCGCGGGTGAACGTCCTGAAGCTCAACATCGCCCTGAAGCACCTGGTCGCCCAGAAGGGCTGA
- a CDS encoding sensor histidine kinase has protein sequence MARGKLRIYLGAAPGVGKTYAMLSEAHRRVERGTDCVVGFVEHHSRPRTEVMLHGLEQIERKELEYRGATFTEMDVDAVLRRAPAVALVDELAHTNVPGSRNAKRWQDVEELLEGGIDVISTVNIQHLESLGDVVESITGVRQRETVPDEVVRRADQIELVDMSPQALRRRMAHGNIYKADKVDAALSNYFRPGNLTALRELALLWVADRVDEYLQQYRGEHNIRSTWQARERIVVGLTGGPEGRTLIRRASRMAAKGSGSEILAVYIARSDGLTAASPKELAVQRTLVEDLGGTFHHVIGDDIPAALLDFARGVNATQIVLGSSRRKAWQYVFGPGVGATVARDSGPDLDVHIVTHSEVAKGRGLPVARGARLGRSRIIWGWLAGVVGPALLTLLLTHVDADLGLANDMLLFLTLTVAAALLGGMLPALASAAFGSLLLNYFFAPPLHQWTISDAKNIVAICVFVSVAVSVASVVDLAARRTHQAARLRAESEILSHLAGSVLRGENSLESLLETMRETFGMEAVALLERAGDTAPWTCAGSVGTGARAGRPEDADVDVPVGDHMALALSGRVLPAEDRRVLAAFAAQAAVVLDRQRLQSEADQARTLAEGNRIRTALLAAVSHDLRTPLAGIKAAVTSLRSEDVEWSEEDRAELLEGIEAGADRLDHLVGNLLDMSRLQTGTVAPLIREIDLDEVVPMALGGVPDGSVDLDVPEVLPMVAVDKGLLERAVANVVENAVKYAPEDAPVLVSASALGDQVQLRVVDRGPGVPDDAKDRIFEPFQRYGDAPRGSGVGLGLAVARGFVESMGGTLNAEDTPGGGLTMVLTLKVTGGRPPVVPDLSAQMTS, from the coding sequence ATGGCACGCGGCAAGCTTCGGATCTACCTCGGTGCGGCACCGGGTGTCGGCAAGACGTACGCGATGCTGTCCGAGGCACACCGCCGCGTCGAACGCGGGACCGACTGCGTCGTGGGCTTCGTCGAGCACCACAGCCGTCCGCGCACGGAAGTGATGCTGCACGGTCTGGAGCAGATCGAGCGCAAGGAGCTGGAGTACCGGGGCGCGACGTTCACCGAGATGGACGTGGACGCCGTGCTGCGCCGGGCCCCCGCCGTGGCGCTCGTGGACGAGCTGGCCCACACGAACGTGCCGGGTTCGCGCAATGCCAAGCGCTGGCAGGACGTCGAGGAGCTCCTCGAAGGCGGCATCGACGTCATATCCACGGTCAACATCCAGCATCTGGAGTCGCTGGGTGACGTGGTGGAGTCGATCACCGGGGTGCGGCAGCGGGAGACGGTGCCGGACGAGGTGGTGCGGCGCGCGGACCAGATCGAGCTGGTCGACATGTCGCCGCAGGCGCTGCGGCGCCGGATGGCGCACGGCAACATCTACAAGGCCGACAAGGTCGACGCGGCCCTGTCGAACTACTTCCGGCCGGGCAATCTGACGGCGCTGCGGGAGCTGGCGCTGCTGTGGGTGGCCGACCGGGTCGATGAGTACCTGCAGCAGTACCGGGGCGAGCACAACATCCGCTCGACCTGGCAGGCTCGCGAGCGCATCGTCGTCGGCCTCACCGGCGGACCCGAGGGCCGCACGCTCATCCGGCGCGCCTCCCGCATGGCCGCCAAGGGCTCCGGCAGCGAGATCCTCGCCGTCTACATCGCCCGCAGCGACGGCCTGACCGCGGCCTCGCCCAAGGAGCTGGCCGTCCAGCGCACCCTGGTCGAAGACCTGGGAGGAACGTTCCACCACGTCATCGGCGACGACATCCCCGCCGCGCTGCTCGACTTCGCCCGCGGCGTCAACGCCACCCAGATCGTCCTCGGCTCCTCGCGCCGCAAGGCCTGGCAGTACGTGTTCGGACCGGGCGTCGGCGCCACCGTGGCCCGGGACTCCGGGCCCGACCTGGACGTCCACATCGTCACGCACAGCGAGGTCGCCAAGGGGCGCGGCCTTCCCGTGGCGCGCGGCGCCCGGCTCGGCCGCTCCCGCATCATCTGGGGCTGGCTCGCCGGCGTCGTGGGGCCCGCGCTGCTCACCCTGCTGCTCACGCACGTCGACGCCGACCTCGGCCTCGCCAACGACATGCTGCTGTTCCTGACCCTCACGGTCGCGGCGGCCCTGCTCGGCGGCATGCTCCCGGCCCTCGCCTCCGCGGCGTTCGGCTCCCTGCTGCTCAACTACTTCTTCGCGCCACCGCTGCACCAGTGGACGATCTCCGACGCCAAGAACATCGTCGCCATCTGCGTCTTCGTGTCCGTCGCGGTGTCCGTGGCGTCCGTGGTCGACCTGGCCGCCCGGCGCACCCACCAGGCCGCACGCCTGCGCGCCGAGTCGGAGATCCTCTCCCACCTCGCGGGCAGCGTGCTGCGCGGCGAGAACAGCCTGGAATCGCTCCTGGAGACCATGCGGGAGACCTTCGGCATGGAGGCTGTGGCCCTGCTGGAGCGCGCGGGCGACACGGCGCCGTGGACCTGCGCGGGCAGCGTCGGCACCGGAGCCCGGGCGGGCCGGCCCGAGGACGCCGACGTGGACGTCCCCGTCGGCGACCACATGGCGCTCGCCCTGTCGGGCCGCGTGCTGCCCGCCGAGGACCGCCGCGTGCTCGCCGCGTTCGCCGCGCAGGCCGCCGTCGTCCTGGACCGCCAGCGCCTGCAGTCCGAGGCGGACCAGGCCCGCACCCTCGCCGAGGGCAACCGCATCCGCACCGCGCTGCTCGCCGCCGTCAGCCACGACCTGCGCACCCCGCTCGCCGGGATCAAGGCCGCGGTCACCTCGCTGCGCTCGGAGGACGTGGAGTGGTCCGAGGAGGACCGGGCCGAGCTCCTCGAAGGCATCGAGGCGGGCGCCGACCGGCTCGACCACCTCGTCGGCAACCTCCTGGACATGTCCCGCCTCCAGACCGGCACCGTCGCCCCGCTGATCCGCGAGATCGACCTCGACGAGGTGGTGCCGATGGCGCTCGGCGGCGTACCCGACGGCAGCGTGGACCTGGACGTGCCCGAGGTCCTGCCGATGGTCGCCGTGGACAAGGGACTCCTGGAGCGCGCCGTCGCCAATGTCGTGGAGAACGCCGTCAAGTACGCGCCCGAGGACGCGCCGGTCCTGGTGTCGGCGAGCGCCCTGGGGGACCAGGTGCAGCTGCGCGTCGTGGACCGCGGCCCCGGCGTCCCCGATGACGCCAAGGACCGCATCTTCGAGCCGTTCCAGCGCTACGGTGACGCTCCACGCGGCAGCGGCGTGGGCCTCGGCCTCGCCGTCGCCCGCGGCTTCGTGGAATCCATGGGGGGCACCCTCAACGCCGAGGACACCCCCGGTGGCGGTCTCACCATGGTGCTGACGCTCAAGGTGACGGGCGGCCGCCCGCCCGTCGTGCCCGACCTCTCCGCCCAGATGACCTCGTGA
- a CDS encoding response regulator — protein MTRVLVVDDEPQIVRALVINLKARKYDVDAAPDGATALQLAAARHPDVIVLDLGLPDMDGVEVIKGLRGWTRVPILVLSARHSSDEKVEALDAGADDYVTKPFGMDELLARLRAAVRRAEPTGAGEDDVTIETEDFTVDLAAKKVNRGGRDVRLTPTEWHLLEVLVRNAGRLVSQKQLLQEVWGPSYGTETNYLRVYMAQLRRKLEADPAHPQHFITEPGMGYRFER, from the coding sequence ATGACCCGGGTGCTCGTGGTCGACGACGAGCCGCAGATCGTACGCGCCCTCGTGATCAACCTGAAGGCGCGCAAGTACGACGTGGACGCGGCACCGGACGGCGCGACCGCCCTTCAGCTCGCCGCCGCCCGCCACCCCGACGTGATCGTGCTCGACCTCGGTCTGCCCGACATGGACGGGGTGGAGGTGATCAAGGGGCTGCGCGGCTGGACGCGGGTGCCGATCCTGGTGCTCTCCGCCCGGCACAGCTCGGACGAGAAGGTCGAGGCCCTCGACGCGGGCGCCGACGACTACGTGACCAAGCCCTTCGGCATGGACGAACTCCTCGCCCGCCTCCGCGCCGCCGTGCGGCGGGCCGAGCCCACCGGGGCCGGTGAGGACGACGTCACGATCGAGACCGAGGACTTCACGGTCGACCTGGCCGCGAAGAAGGTCAACCGGGGCGGGCGCGACGTGCGCCTCACGCCCACCGAGTGGCACCTCCTGGAGGTCCTCGTGCGCAACGCGGGTCGTCTGGTCAGCCAGAAACAGCTGCTCCAGGAGGTGTGGGGGCCCTCCTACGGCACGGAGACGAACTACCTGCGGGTCTACATGGCCCAGCTGCGGCGCAAGCTGGAGGCGGATCCCGCGCACCCCCAGCACTTCATCACCGAGCCGGGGATGGGCTACCGCTTCGAGCGGTGA
- a CDS encoding OB-fold nucleic acid binding domain-containing protein: MSAVPGPDKPAGRFRRMLDRLSSSQQDLDSQELREDAETAGCTRIGDCHDRQIVTVTGTLRTVTLRPRAGVPALEAELFDGSAAVDVVWLGRRSIVGIEPGRRLIASGRISIDRGRRVLFNPKYELRPLGRE; this comes from the coding sequence ATGAGTGCTGTTCCTGGACCCGACAAGCCCGCCGGCCGCTTCCGGCGCATGCTCGACCGGCTGTCGTCCTCCCAGCAGGACTTGGACTCCCAGGAACTGCGCGAGGACGCCGAGACAGCCGGCTGCACCCGCATCGGCGACTGCCACGACCGCCAGATAGTGACGGTTACTGGTACGTTGCGCACGGTCACCCTGCGGCCACGGGCCGGTGTGCCCGCCCTGGAGGCGGAGCTGTTCGACGGCTCCGCCGCGGTGGACGTGGTCTGGCTCGGCAGGCGTTCCATCGTGGGCATCGAGCCGGGCCGCCGCCTGATCGCCTCGGGGCGGATATCCATAGACCGCGGCCGCAGAGTCCTCTTCAACCCCAAGTACGAACTCAGACCGCTCGGACGGGAGTAG
- a CDS encoding DUF3159 domain-containing protein, whose translation MTSVDKPTDQTVGEHPDAPDGTDTKALTQAALFEAFGGIRGTVETMVPGLLFVLIYTITKDLHSSAIAALGVALLLVVVRLVRRDTVKHAFSGVFGVAFGVAFAMFTGNAKDFYLPGMIYGTGLGAAFFLSALVGYPLLGLLLGPVFRENLSWRTRNPGRKKAYTKASFAWGLIFLAKYAILFPLYWWGDTEQLGWVLIALKLPPMVLAVYFTWVFLAKAPPPIDVFAEMEAEERAEEERRKAAAEGT comes from the coding sequence GTGACGTCAGTCGACAAGCCGACCGACCAGACCGTGGGGGAGCACCCCGACGCCCCTGACGGCACCGACACCAAGGCACTCACGCAGGCCGCGCTCTTCGAAGCCTTCGGCGGCATCCGGGGCACGGTCGAGACGATGGTGCCGGGCCTGCTGTTCGTGCTGATCTACACGATCACCAAGGACCTGCACAGCTCGGCGATCGCCGCGCTCGGCGTCGCGCTGCTCCTGGTCGTGGTCCGTCTGGTCCGCCGAGACACGGTCAAGCACGCCTTCAGCGGTGTCTTCGGCGTCGCGTTCGGTGTGGCCTTCGCCATGTTCACGGGCAACGCCAAGGACTTCTACCTGCCCGGGATGATCTACGGCACCGGTCTCGGCGCCGCCTTCTTCCTGTCGGCCCTGGTGGGCTATCCGCTGCTCGGCCTGCTGCTCGGACCGGTCTTCCGGGAGAACCTCTCCTGGCGCACCCGCAACCCGGGCCGCAAGAAGGCCTACACCAAGGCCAGCTTCGCCTGGGGCCTGATCTTCCTCGCGAAGTACGCGATCCTCTTCCCGCTGTACTGGTGGGGGGACACCGAGCAGCTCGGCTGGGTCCTGATCGCCCTGAAGCTGCCGCCGATGGTCCTCGCGGTGTACTTCACCTGGGTCTTCCTGGCCAAGGCGCCGCCGCCGATCGACGTCTTCGCGGAGATGGAGGCGGAGGAGCGCGCCGAGGAAGAGCGCCGCAAGGCGGCCGCCGAGGGGACCTGA
- a CDS encoding potassium channel family protein: MRVAIAGAGAVGRSIAGELLENGHEVLLVDKAPTAISVERVPQAEWLLADACEITSLDEAALQRCNVVIAATGDDKVNLVVSLLAKTEYGVPRVVARVNNPKNEWLFNESWGVDVAVSTPRLMSALVEEAVSVGDLVRLLRFSHGDANLVELTLPPESALAGTRVGDVQWPEDTSLVTIIRGTRVLTPTPDDSLEAGDELLFVAAQAREEQLEDLLSARN; the protein is encoded by the coding sequence ATGAGGGTCGCCATTGCCGGAGCCGGTGCGGTGGGCCGTTCCATCGCCGGTGAGCTCCTGGAGAACGGGCACGAGGTGCTGCTCGTCGACAAGGCGCCGACGGCCATCTCCGTCGAGCGCGTCCCGCAGGCCGAGTGGCTGCTCGCCGACGCCTGCGAGATCACCTCCCTGGACGAGGCGGCGCTCCAGCGCTGCAACGTGGTCATCGCCGCGACCGGCGACGACAAGGTGAACCTGGTCGTCTCGCTCTTGGCCAAGACCGAGTACGGCGTCCCGCGCGTCGTCGCCCGCGTCAACAACCCGAAGAACGAGTGGCTCTTCAACGAGTCCTGGGGCGTCGACGTCGCGGTCTCCACGCCGCGCCTGATGTCCGCGCTCGTCGAGGAGGCGGTGAGCGTCGGCGACCTGGTGCGCCTGCTGCGCTTCAGCCACGGCGACGCGAACCTGGTCGAGCTGACGCTGCCGCCGGAGTCCGCCCTCGCGGGCACCCGGGTCGGCGACGTCCAGTGGCCCGAGGACACCTCGCTCGTCACCATCATCCGGGGCACGCGCGTCCTCACGCCGACCCCGGACGACTCGCTGGAAGCGGGCGACGAACTGCTCTTCGTGGCCGCGCAGGCGCGCGAGGAGCAGCTGGAGGACCTGCTCTCGGCGCGCAACTAG
- a CDS encoding potassium channel family protein produces the protein MHIVIMGCGRVGSALAQTLEQQGHTVAVVDQDPTAFRRLGSGFGGRRVTGVGFDQDTLREAGIEDAGAFAAVSSGDNSNIIAARVAREMFGIENVAARIYDPRRAEVYQRLGIPTVATVRWTADQMLRRLLPSGAEPLWRDPTGGVQLAEVHASASWIGHKISRLQEETGVRVAFLTRLGEAVLPTSQTVLQEGDLVHVMMRTDEVEKVEAAFAEGPEEGGH, from the coding sequence GTGCACATCGTCATCATGGGCTGCGGGAGAGTCGGTTCCGCTCTCGCGCAGACCCTGGAACAGCAGGGGCACACGGTCGCCGTGGTCGACCAGGACCCCACCGCATTCCGCCGTCTGGGCTCCGGCTTCGGCGGCCGTCGCGTGACCGGGGTCGGCTTCGACCAGGACACCCTGCGCGAAGCCGGGATCGAGGACGCGGGCGCCTTCGCCGCCGTCTCCAGCGGCGACAACTCGAACATCATCGCGGCCCGGGTGGCCCGCGAGATGTTCGGCATCGAGAACGTGGCGGCGCGCATCTACGACCCCCGCCGCGCGGAGGTCTACCAGCGTCTGGGCATCCCCACGGTCGCCACGGTCCGCTGGACCGCCGACCAGATGCTGCGGCGCCTGCTGCCCTCGGGCGCGGAGCCGCTGTGGCGCGATCCCACCGGCGGCGTCCAGCTCGCCGAGGTGCACGCCTCCGCGAGCTGGATCGGCCACAAGATCAGCCGTCTGCAGGAGGAGACCGGCGTCCGCGTCGCCTTCCTCACCCGGCTCGGCGAGGCGGTCCTGCCGACCTCGCAGACGGTCCTGCAGGAGGGCGACCTGGTGCACGTGATGATGCGCACCGACGAGGTCGAGAAGGTCGAGGCGGCGTTCGCCGAAGGCCCCGAGGAAGGCGGTCACTGA
- a CDS encoding ArsR/SmtB family transcription factor, with translation MNSEELLAFLSAVGHAQRIRIIKELAGGPMYVSELARRLGVSRPLLYMHLERLEKADLVLGRLELSDDGKALKYFELAPFDVRLNVDTILAAAQRDGASEAGQHSTEGTPQ, from the coding sequence ATGAACAGCGAGGAGCTGCTTGCCTTCCTCTCGGCGGTGGGCCACGCGCAGCGCATCCGGATCATCAAGGAGCTCGCCGGGGGCCCCATGTACGTCAGCGAGCTGGCACGGCGCCTCGGCGTCTCCCGGCCCCTGCTCTACATGCACCTGGAGCGCCTGGAGAAGGCGGACCTCGTGCTCGGCAGGCTGGAGCTCTCCGACGACGGCAAGGCGCTCAAGTACTTCGAACTGGCGCCGTTTGACGTGCGGTTGAACGTGGATACGATTCTGGCTGCTGCCCAGCGGGACGGGGCGAGCGAGGCCGGACAGCATTCGACCGAGGGGACGCCCCAATGA
- a CDS encoding MMPL family transporter → MGIRGSGGPGTDRRSLTVRVARWSALHPWRAIVGWFAFVALCLVAGSAAGMNSATSADFRVGEAGRAEAMASEGDLQIKSLEQILISGRNGKLDEPAADAAVRDVTRRMRALPEVDEVGPPARSENGEVIRVPVTLNGPEQEAREIVVPLQELTEKLKKAHPGVVVEETGAASVSKGVDDQRDEDLAFSEAITLPITLITLALVFGSLLMVGVPLLLAVTSIAATMGLAMLASHLLPDTGVGLSMILLIGMAVGVDYTLFYLKREREERARAGGRLSSEALVEAAAATAGRAIVVSGLAVIVSTAALFLADDVIFDSLALGTILVVAVAVASSVSVLPAMLVKLGQRAERRADRRRAKGKAVKLHEDKKPGRFWNALLTPARKRPALTLGLAVLALVGLSLPALDLKLKDPARDSFSREIPAMQGYDRLLASFPDERLRFQVVARSAPERSDDVVRALRALDRDAAADPLFAAHDTPRIRTSKDGRISTLDLGARHATYSDAAARTLDRLRDDYLPATVGKLNGVETAVSGDVPRGIDYVAHQNEKLPLVLGALLLLTFAMTVYAFRSVVLGLLGIVLNLLSAASALGLLVLVFQGEWAEGLLSFVSLHGISSRVPLFLFVILFGLSMDYQVFVVSRIREAALNGVPTRKAVIDGIASSAKVVTSAAIVMVTVFASFVMLHILEMKQMGFVLAVAVLVDAFVIRVMILPAALLLLGRATWWPSKAVRRAEERLTRGYAAPPSADTEPLVTGAGATPRR, encoded by the coding sequence ATGGGGATACGAGGGTCCGGCGGGCCGGGCACGGACAGGCGGTCGCTGACCGTGCGGGTGGCCCGCTGGAGCGCGCTGCACCCCTGGCGGGCGATCGTCGGCTGGTTCGCCTTCGTGGCGCTCTGCCTCGTCGCGGGCAGCGCGGCCGGGATGAACAGCGCGACCTCGGCGGACTTCCGCGTCGGCGAGGCCGGGCGCGCCGAGGCCATGGCCTCCGAGGGCGACCTCCAGATCAAGTCGCTCGAACAGATCCTGATCAGCGGCCGGAACGGAAAGCTGGACGAGCCCGCGGCCGACGCCGCCGTGCGGGACGTCACCCGGCGGATGAGGGCGCTGCCCGAGGTCGACGAGGTGGGCCCGCCCGCCCGCTCCGAGAACGGCGAGGTCATCCGCGTACCCGTGACACTCAACGGCCCCGAGCAGGAGGCCAGGGAGATCGTCGTCCCGCTCCAGGAGCTGACCGAGAAGCTCAAGAAGGCCCACCCGGGCGTGGTGGTCGAGGAGACCGGCGCCGCGTCCGTGAGCAAGGGCGTCGACGACCAGCGGGACGAGGACCTGGCGTTCTCCGAGGCGATCACGCTGCCCATCACGCTGATCACGCTGGCCCTGGTGTTCGGCTCGCTGCTGATGGTCGGCGTACCGCTGCTGCTCGCCGTGACCTCGATCGCGGCGACCATGGGCCTGGCGATGCTGGCCTCGCACCTGCTGCCCGACACCGGCGTCGGACTCAGCATGATCCTGCTCATCGGCATGGCCGTCGGCGTCGACTACACGCTCTTCTACCTCAAGCGCGAGCGCGAGGAGCGGGCCCGCGCGGGCGGCAGGCTCTCGTCCGAGGCGCTCGTCGAGGCCGCCGCCGCGACGGCAGGGCGCGCGATCGTGGTCTCCGGGCTCGCCGTCATCGTCTCCACGGCCGCCCTGTTCCTGGCCGACGACGTCATCTTCGACTCCCTCGCCCTCGGCACCATCCTGGTCGTGGCGGTCGCCGTGGCCAGTTCGGTCAGCGTCCTGCCCGCGATGCTGGTCAAGCTGGGGCAGCGGGCCGAGCGCCGGGCGGACCGGCGCCGGGCCAAGGGCAAGGCCGTGAAGCTCCACGAGGACAAGAAGCCGGGCCGGTTCTGGAACGCCCTGCTCACGCCCGCCCGCAAGCGCCCCGCGCTCACCCTGGGCCTCGCCGTCCTGGCCCTGGTCGGCCTGTCGCTGCCCGCCCTCGACCTGAAGCTGAAGGACCCGGCACGGGACAGCTTCTCGCGCGAGATCCCGGCCATGCAGGGGTACGACCGGCTGCTCGCCTCCTTCCCCGACGAGCGCCTGCGCTTCCAGGTCGTGGCCCGCTCCGCGCCCGAGCGCTCCGATGACGTCGTCCGCGCCCTGCGCGCCCTGGACCGCGACGCCGCGGCCGACCCGCTCTTCGCCGCCCACGACACGCCGCGGATCAGGACGTCGAAGGACGGCCGCATCAGCACCCTGGACCTCGGCGCCCGGCACGCCACGTACTCCGACGCGGCCGCGCGCACCCTGGACCGCCTCCGCGACGACTACCTGCCCGCCACCGTCGGCAAGCTGAACGGCGTCGAGACGGCCGTCAGCGGTGACGTGCCCCGCGGCATCGACTACGTGGCCCACCAGAACGAGAAGCTGCCGCTGGTCCTCGGCGCGCTGCTCCTGCTGACGTTCGCGATGACCGTCTACGCCTTCCGGTCCGTCGTGCTCGGCCTGCTCGGCATCGTGCTCAACCTGCTGTCCGCCGCGTCCGCGCTCGGCCTGCTCGTCCTCGTCTTCCAGGGCGAGTGGGCGGAGGGCCTGCTGTCGTTCGTGTCACTGCACGGCATCTCCTCGCGCGTGCCGCTGTTCCTCTTCGTGATCCTCTTCGGGCTCTCGATGGACTACCAGGTGTTCGTGGTCAGCCGGATCCGCGAGGCGGCGCTGAACGGCGTGCCGACCCGCAAGGCCGTCATCGACGGCATCGCGTCCTCGGCGAAGGTCGTCACCAGCGCGGCGATCGTCATGGTCACCGTCTTCGCCAGCTTCGTGATGCTGCACATCCTGGAGATGAAGCAGATGGGCTTCGTGCTCGCGGTGGCCGTCCTGGTCGACGCCTTCGTGATCCGCGTCATGATCCTGCCCGCGGCGCTCCTGCTGCTCGGCCGCGCCACGTGGTGGCCCTCGAAGGCGGTGCGCCGCGCCGAGGAGCGACTGACCCGCGGATACGCCGCGCCGCCGAGCGCGGACACGGAGCCGCTGGTCACGGGGGCCGGGGCGACGCCGCGGCGGTGA